The Salvelinus namaycush isolate Seneca chromosome 16, SaNama_1.0, whole genome shotgun sequence genome has a segment encoding these proteins:
- the LOC120061267 gene encoding helicase ARIP4-like, which produces MLLLEEAETFADQPHTAPFGSENEAQGGDSAGWQCTPPSTSASGETPSHPSTQPHSRPSSRPENQIPSQSLSETKKRSHSNKPAHMRRNIRKLLREQQLEAVTKAAQQEELERRQRLEQQRKEGHVPVALLPEYTPGHLSQSVSTRLAKRDHVICLDTSNRGTNVREDDSKALVPEAHAPKEDVIELSSGEDDALQISSESTNEEEERSEEASGAHVNDAVNQPDALGRVLVNLNHPAEEVDLFLSPQLVRAVKPHQIGGIRFLYDNLVESLERSKRSSGFGCILAHSMGLGKTLQVISFIDILLKHTQAHTVLAIVPVNTLQNWLAEFNLWVPSSEALPADINPAHFSPRIFKVHILNDEHKTTASRAKVISDWSLDGGVLLMGYEMYRLLSLKKSFVAGRKKKSKKPQGPVVIDLDEEDRQQELLKDIEKALSRPGPDVVICDEGHRIKNCHASTSQALKNIRTRRRVVLTGYPLQNNLIEYWCMVDFVRPDFLGTRQEFSNMFERPILNGQCVDSTPQDVRLMRYRSHVLHSLLEGFVQRRGHNVLRDQLPSKDEHVIMVRLSPLQRALYTEFMNRFREAGNSGWLSLNPLKAFCVCCKIWNHPDVLYEALQKENLANEQDLDLDDITNGHARCPAPNQKGKTSEDPNSIGGLSLNALQEKANQVITYEWAKEIMSDYKPGLLENSAKMVLLFHLIDESVRKGDKILVFSQSLSTLSVIEEFLAKRPILAGSAREGYNQNWVRNHNYYRLDGSTSASERERLINQFNDPSNTSALIFLLSTRAGCLGVNLIGANRVVVFDASWNPCHDAQAVCRVYRYGQKKPCHIYRLVCDFTLEKKIYDRQISKQGMSDRVVDDLNPVLSFTRREVESLLHFVEEEPDVSQVQLQPHQEIETGIRQAYQLYPHLVTKQPFHHESLLMERWEMKLTKAEKKAAKKSYEDEKRASVPYTRPSYAHYYPASDQSLTNIPAFSQRNWRPPPRQDEKPVASVRPVQSTPIPTMPRQASHSSAPTADSDSSSGFPVNYLQTAGVFVQKIVTTTDIVIPETNSSTDVKASISAGESIHVIRGTKGTYIRTCDGRIFAIRTRSKPKAGEESSAAAPKDTQKVSEEASANGCVTRLLSPDSPEILSELQRYEAATRIKAQHQQGSKASSAGAAAPQEKAPAESNNGSRMTSHAKPWSDASSPAKPSTDAIAALDLRGTKRKACTPSNVERANKKQPAPSKRTSAQLPPQAFPFAAGYDLPPMGLNPAMLGSMGHPIFMGAGLPYFQSHSQQGDHRLMFPMTPDPFGLGGGTLPRSSSTITSSSAPDSASLAPFMLGAGMAGMLPPGFPMSYGQSLCMYPNLLLPRELPAATPGPAGSSFFSHFPSSSGLMGAGLGCSVAHGSAENAGGSSSDSNNDDEDDDDVIEVMGQ; this is translated from the exons GACATCTGTCTCAGAGTGTGTCTACTCGCCTGGCCAAACGGGATCATGTGATCTGCCTGGACACCAGTAACAGAGGCACTAACGTCAGAGAAGACGACTCCAAAGCTCTGGTCCCAGAAGCGCACGCCCCCAAAGAAG ACGTGATCGAGCTCAGCTCCGGCGAGGACGATGCCCTACAGATCAGCAGCGAGTCCACCAATGAGGAGGAGGAGCGGTCGGAGGAGGCCAGCGGCGCCCACGTCAACGACGCTGTAAACCAACCGGACGCCCTGGGGCGTGTCTTGGTCAACCTGAACCACCCTGCTGAGGAGGTAGACCTGTTCCTCTCCCCTCAACTGGTCCGGGCCGTCAAACCTCACCAG ATCGGTGGGATCCGGTTCCTGTATGATAACCTGGTGGAGTCTCTGGAGAGGTCTAAGCGCAGCAGTGGCTTCGGCTGTATCCTTGCCCACAGCATGGGCCTGGGCAAGACCTTGCAGGTCATCTCCTTTATAGACATCCTGCTTAAACACACGCAGGCCCACACCGTGCTCGCCATCGTTCCT GTCAACACGTTACAGAACTGGCTGGCTGAGTTTAACCTCTGGGTCCCTTCCTCTGAGGCATTACCTGCAGACATCAACCCCGCCCACTTCTCCCCACGCATCTTCAAGGTCCACATCCTGAATGACGAGCACAA aACCACGGCCAGCAGAGCGAAGGTGATCTCTGACTGGTCGCTGGATGGCGGCGTGCTCCTGATGGGGTATGAGATGTACCGCCTGCTGTCCCTGAAGAAGAGCTTTGTGGCGGGCCGGAAGAAGAAGTCCAAGAAGCCCCAAGGACCAGTGGTCATTGACCTGGACGAAGAGGACCGGCAGCAGGAGCTCCTCAAAG ACATAGAGAAAGCCCTGTCTCGCCCAGGCCCGGACGTGGTGATCTGTGACGAGGGCCACCGCATTAAGAACTGCCACGCCAGCACCTCGCAGGCCCTGAAGAACATCCGTACCCGGAGACGTGTGGTCCTCACGGGATACCCACTCCAGAACAACCTGATAGAGTACTGGTGCATGGTGGACTTTGTCAGGCCTGATTTTCTAGGTACCAGGCAGGAGTTCAGTAACATGTTTGAGAGGCCCATTCTGAACGGGCAGTGTGTGGACAGCACGCCTCAGGACGTCCGGTTGATGAGATACCGAAGTCATGTCCTCCATAGCCTGCTGGAAGGCTTCGTCCAGAG GCGTGGCCATAACGTGCTGAGAGACCAGCTCCCCTCCAAGGACGAGCATGTGATCATGGTGCGCCTGTCGCCCCTGCAGAGGGCCCTCTACACAGAGTTTATGAACCGCTTCAGAGAGGCAGGCAACAGCGGCTGGCTCAGCCTTAACCCACTCAAGGCCTTCTGCGTGTGCTGCAAG ATCTGGAACCACCCAGACGTGCTGTACGAGGCGCTGCAGAAGGAGAATCTGGCCAATGAGCAGGACCTGGACCTGGATGACATCACCAACGGCCACGCCCGCTGCCCAGCCCCCAACCAGAAGGGCAAGACCTCGGAGGACCCCAACAGCATCGGAGGGCTGAGTCTCAACGCTCTGCAGGAGAAGGCCAACCAGGTCATCACCTACGAATGG gcgaAGGAGATCATGTCTGACTATAAACCCGGGCTCTTGGAGAACTCTGCTAAGATGGTCCTGCTGTTCCACCTGATCGACGAGAGTGTGAGGAAGGGAGACAAGATCCTGGTGTTCAG TCAGAGTTTGTCCACCCTGTCAGTCATCGAGGAGTTCCTGGCCAAGAGGCCCATACTGGCAGGCAGCGCCAGAGAGGGCTACAACCAAAACTGGGTCCGCAACCACAACTACTACA GACTGGATGGGAGCACATctgcttcagagagagagaggctcatcAACCAGTTCAACGACCCGTCCAACACCTCCGCCTTGATCTTTCTGCTGTCCACCAG GGCTGGCTGTCTGGGGGTGAACCTGATCGGGGCTAACCGCGTGGTGGTGTTTGATGCCTCCTGGAACCCCTGTCACGATGCCCAGGCCGTATGTCGGGTGTACCGCTACGGCCAGAAGAAACCCTGCCATATCTACCGCCTGGTCTGTGACTTCACCCTGGAGAAGAAGATCTACGACCGACAGATCTCCAAGCAGGGCATGTCCG ACCGAGTGGTGGATGACCTGAACCCGGTGCTGTCGTTCACGCGAAGGGAGGTGGAGTCTCTGCTGCACTTCGTGGAAGAGGAGCCTGACGTGTCACAGGTGCAATTACAGCCCCACCAGGAGATAGAGACGGGCATCAGACAGGCCTACCAGCTCTACCCTCACCTTGTCACCAAG CAACCCTTTCACCACGAGTCTCTCctgatggagcgatgggagatgAAACTCACCAAAGCCGAGAAGAAGGCCGCCAAGAAGAGCTACGAGGATGAGAAGCGTGCGTCGGTGCCCTACACGCGCCCCTCTTATGCCCACTATTACCCTGCCAGCGACCAGAGCCTGACAAATATCCCTGCCTTCAGCCAGCGCAACTG GCGCCCACCCCCCCGACAAGATGAGAAGCCGGTGGCCAGTGTCCGCCCAGTTCAGTCGACTCCAATTCCCACGATGCCTCGCCAGGCATCTCACAGCTCTGCCCCCACAGCAGACTCCGACTCCAGCTCGGGCTTTCCCGTCAACTACCTGCAAACGGCGGGCGTATTCGTCCAGAAGATCGTCACCACCACAGATATCGTGATACCTGAAACCAACAGTTCAACTGATGTTAAGGCCAGTATCAGTGCAGGAGAGAGCATCCACGTCATCAGAGGAACGAAAGGGACCTACATCAGGACTTGTGATGGGAGGATATTTGCCATCCGCACTAGAAGCAAGCCCAAGGCAGGGGAAGAGAGCTCAGCTGCTGCACCCAAAG ACACCCAGAAGGTATCGGAGGAGGCCTCCGCCAACGGCTGTGTGACTCGCCTGCTCTCCCCCGACAGCCCTGAAATCCTGAGTGAACTCCAGAGGTACGAGGCTGCAACCAGAATCAAGGCCCAGCATCAGCAGGGCTCCAAGGCTTCGTCTGCAGGTGCAGCGGCTCCACAGGAGAAGGCGCCGGCGGAGAGCAACAATGGCAGCAGGATGACTAGCCATGCCAAGCCCTGGAGCGATGCCTCCTCCCCGGCCAAGCCCAGCACAGATGCCATTGCTGCCCTGGACCTGAGGGGCACCAAGCGCAAGGCCTGCACCCCGTCCAACGTCGAACGGGCCAACAAAAAGCAGCCGGCCCCCAGCAAGCGCACCTCGGCCCAGTTGCCCCCCCAGGCTTTTCCCTTCGCGGCGGGCTATGACCTCCCACCCATGGGCCTCAACCCAGCCATGCTGGGCTCCATGGGGCACCCCATATTCATGGGGGCCGGCTTGCCCTACTTCCAGTCCCACAGCCAGCAGGGTGACCACCGTCTCATGTTCCCCATGACTCCCGACCCCTTCGGCTTGGGGGGCGGCACCCTACCTAGATCCTCCTCCACCATCACCTCCTCGTCTGCCCCTGACTCTGCCTCCCTAGCTCCCTTCATGCTGGGTGCTGGTATGGCTGGCATGCTGCCCCCAGGTTTCCCCATGTCCTACGGCCAGTCTCTGTGTATGTATCCTAACTTGCTGCTCCCCAGGGAGCTACCGGCCGCCACCCCTGGCCCCGCTGGCTCCAGCTTCTTCTCccacttcccctcctcctccgGCCTGATGGGGGCAGGGCTGGGTTGCTCTGTTGCCCACGGCTCGGCAGAGAACGCCGGTGGAAGCAGCTCAGACAGCAACAACGacgatgaagatgatgatgatgtcatTGAGGTGATGGGACAATGA